The DNA sequence TGGCGACACGCTGAGTTACGCATGGCAGCAGACCAGCGGTGCCTCCGTTACGCTGATCGGGTCTCTCACCGCGACCCCCAGCTTCACAGCCCCCGCAACCAGCGACCCCATTATCCTCACCTTCACCCTGACCGTGACCGATGGGGGGGGGCTGAGCGACACGGCCACTGTCCAGATCACCGTCAATCGAGCCGACCTGGTTCCTCCAGACGCCGACGGTGACGGTGAACCCGACAGCACCGACCTCTGCCCCAACGACGGGGCCAAAGTCGAGCCGGGGGCGTGCGGATGCGGCGTCTCGGACGGTGACACCGACCACGACGGCACCTCCGATTGCACCGATGGCTGCCCCAGCGATCCGGCCAAGATCGCACCGGGCACATGCGGCTGCAACGTGGCCGAGACCGACACCGACGGCGACGGCACTCCCGACTGCCACGACGACTGTCCCAGCGATCTCAACAAAACCGCCCCCGGCAGCTGCGGGTGTGGCGTTGTCGACACACCCGGGTGCGGCACTCCGACCCCTGACACGCTGACTCTCGATCTGGGCGGGGGAGTGACCCTGGAGCTGGTCAAGATCCCAGCCGGGACATTTGTCATGGGCGACGACACGACCACGGATCCCTGGCTTGCCCAGGTCGCCCGACCTGCCCATGGTGTCACTATCTCCGAGGCCTTCTACCTGGGTAAGTACGAGGTGACCCAGCGGCAGTGGGAGGCGGTCATGGGCGATAATCCCGCCTGGTTCGCCACCAGCGAGGGTCTCCCCGTCGAGCACGTGTCCTGGGAGGACTGCCAAACCTTCTGCCAGACCCTTTCTGGGCGGGTGGGCCGCACCATCGAGTTGCCCACCGAGGCCCAGTGGGAGTACGCCTG is a window from the Phycisphaerae bacterium genome containing:
- a CDS encoding SUMF1/EgtB/PvdO family nonheme iron enzyme, which encodes MTSRFFRINTNLRAMPLFSHGAGLLLLILCTLPWLMGQGCVPAVPPTTNHSPAADAGSSRTVAAEAPVILNGSSSSDPDGDTLSYAWQQTSGASVTLIGSLTATPSFTAPATSDPIILTFTLTVTDGGGLSDTATVQITVNRADLVPPDADGDGEPDSTDLCPNDGAKVEPGACGCGVSDGDTDHDGTSDCTDGCPSDPAKIAPGTCGCNVAETDTDGDGTPDCHDDCPSDLNKTAPGSCGCGVVDTPGCGTPTPDTLTLDLGGGVTLELVKIPAGTFVMGDDTTTDPWLAQVARPAHGVTISEAFYLGKYEVTQRQWEAVMGDNPAWFATSEGLPVEHVSWEDCQTFCQTLSGRVGRTIELPTEAQWEYACRGGTSTFYSFGNSSDQLANHAWFWDNADSQTHAVG